A part of Parvimonas micra genomic DNA contains:
- a CDS encoding biotin transporter BioY, translating to MKISAKDLTLVALFSALIAVGAFIKIPFLLVPITLQTLFIVLSALVLERKLAVLSVIVYIMIGLVGFPIFANGGGINYIFSPTFGYLVSFIFATYFISSFKEKNIYISTAIGMLIIYALGMMYFVFIQYVLNGKVYLINYLFYNLFLVFLPGDILSCVVAIIGYRKILRLKK from the coding sequence ATGAAGATAAGTGCAAAAGATCTCACTTTAGTAGCCTTATTTAGTGCATTAATTGCCGTTGGAGCATTTATAAAGATTCCATTTCTACTTGTTCCGATTACATTACAAACGCTATTTATTGTTCTGTCAGCATTGGTGTTGGAACGTAAATTAGCTGTATTAAGTGTAATTGTATATATAATGATTGGGCTTGTAGGATTTCCTATATTTGCAAATGGTGGAGGAATAAATTATATTTTCAGTCCAACTTTTGGATACTTGGTATCATTTATATTTGCAACTTATTTTATTTCTAGCTTTAAGGAAAAGAATATTTATATAAGTACTGCTATTGGAATGTTAATTATTTATGCTCTAGGAATGATGTATTTTGTATTTATACAATATGTGCTTAATGGGAAAGTGTATTTAATAAATTATTTATTTTATAATTTATTTTTAGTTTTTTTACCCGGAGATATACTTTCTTGTGTAGTTGCAATCATTGGATATAGAAAGATACTTAGATTAAAGAAATAG
- the accB gene encoding acetyl-CoA carboxylase biotin carboxyl carrier protein, which translates to MDIDKINSIIELFKNSGLDEMTLELKDFKINLKNNKVEYVTKEVVNVVEKSNSVKPVKEEKQVDDTNGEWIKAPFVGTFYAAPSANEAPYVKVGQKIKEGDIICILEAMKVMNEIKSNKSGTVLEIKAQNGNMVEFNEELILIGD; encoded by the coding sequence ATGGATATTGACAAGATAAATAGTATTATTGAATTGTTTAAAAATTCAGGTTTAGATGAAATGACTTTAGAACTTAAAGATTTTAAGATCAATTTGAAAAATAATAAAGTTGAATATGTTACTAAAGAGGTAGTAAATGTTGTAGAGAAAAGTAATTCTGTAAAACCTGTAAAAGAAGAGAAACAAGTTGATGATACTAACGGTGAATGGATTAAAGCTCCTTTTGTTGGAACTTTTTATGCTGCACCAAGTGCTAATGAAGCACCTTATGTAAAAGTTGGTCAAAAGATAAAAGAAGGTGATATTATTTGTATTTTGGAAGCTATGAAAGTTATGAACGAAATAAAATCCAATAAGAGTGGAACTGTGCTTGAAATTAAAGCACAAAATGGAAATATGGTTGAATTTAATGAGGAGCTTATCTTGATAGGAGATTAA
- the accC gene encoding acetyl-CoA carboxylase biotin carboxylase subunit — protein MIRKLLVANRGEIAVRIIRTCKEMGITSVAVHSVGDKEALHVNLADEAICIGPDNPLQSYLNMNNIIQAACSSGCDAIHPGFGFLSENPKFAKLVEECGLIFVGPNHKLISMLGDKNEARLQMINIGVPVIPGTKNVIENVEEGLLEAEKIGYPVIIKASSGGGGKGMRIVWDSSDFIENFNTAKSEAKVSFNDDRVYIEKYIELPKHIEVQILGDMFGNVIHLYERDCSMQRKNQKILEEAPCHVLDKKIREKLITDAVKICKHLKYYSAGTIEFLVDKSGNYYFMEMNTRIQVEHPITEMITGVDIVRQQIRVASGLKLNIKQKDIKIKGYSIECRITAEDTKNNFAPSPGKIEFLNLPCGNGVRIETAVYNGYTIPPFYDSMIMKVIAYAPTRLACIKKMRAALEELFVDGISTNIEFQYLLLHSPNFINGRYDTGYVAKYIKELSENAEYI, from the coding sequence ATGATTAGAAAGTTACTAGTTGCTAATCGTGGTGAAATAGCAGTAAGAATAATTAGAACTTGCAAAGAAATGGGGATAACCTCTGTTGCAGTTCATTCGGTTGGAGATAAGGAAGCGTTGCATGTTAATTTGGCAGATGAAGCAATATGTATAGGTCCTGATAATCCTTTACAATCATATCTTAATATGAATAATATTATTCAAGCTGCTTGTAGTAGCGGATGTGATGCAATTCATCCAGGATTTGGATTTTTAAGTGAGAATCCAAAATTTGCAAAATTAGTTGAAGAATGTGGTTTAATTTTTGTAGGTCCTAATCATAAATTGATAAGTATGTTAGGGGATAAAAATGAAGCCAGATTACAAATGATAAATATTGGAGTTCCAGTTATTCCTGGAACAAAAAATGTCATTGAAAATGTTGAGGAAGGACTTTTAGAAGCAGAAAAAATTGGATATCCAGTTATCATCAAAGCCTCTAGTGGTGGTGGTGGTAAAGGAATGAGAATAGTTTGGGATAGTTCTGATTTTATTGAAAATTTTAATACTGCAAAATCTGAGGCAAAAGTTAGTTTTAATGATGATAGAGTTTATATTGAAAAATATATTGAATTACCAAAACATATTGAAGTACAAATTTTAGGGGATATGTTTGGAAATGTAATTCATCTATATGAACGTGATTGTTCAATGCAAAGGAAAAATCAAAAAATTTTGGAAGAGGCGCCTTGTCATGTTCTTGATAAAAAAATTCGAGAAAAGTTGATTACAGACGCTGTTAAAATTTGTAAGCATTTAAAATATTATTCAGCTGGAACTATTGAGTTTTTAGTTGATAAGTCAGGCAATTATTATTTTATGGAAATGAACACCAGAATTCAAGTAGAACATCCTATTACAGAGATGATTACGGGAGTTGATATAGTAAGGCAACAAATACGTGTTGCATCCGGATTAAAGCTAAATATCAAGCAAAAGGATATAAAAATCAAAGGATATTCTATTGAATGCAGGATAACTGCTGAAGATACTAAGAATAATTTTGCACCTTCTCCAGGTAAGATTGAATTTTTGAATCTACCTTGTGGGAATGGAGTTCGTATTGAAACTGCAGTTTATAATGGTTATACAATTCCACCTTTTTATGATTCTATGATTATGAAGGTGATAGCTTATGCTCCTACAAGATTAGCTTGCATTAAGAAGATGAGAGCTGCTCTTGAGGAATTATTTGTTGATGGAATAAGTACGAATATAGAGTTTCAATATTTGTTATTACACAGTCCAAATTTTATTAATGGTAGATATGATACTGGATATGTTGCAAAATATATAAAGGAGTTAAGTGAAAATGCAGAATATATTTAA
- the acpP gene encoding acyl carrier protein codes for MLEKVREILVESLNIEGSEVVPTARLNEDLGIDSLSSIELALEIESEFDIKIEDEELMKLQTVQDVIDIINSKTK; via the coding sequence ATGTTAGAAAAAGTTAGAGAAATTTTAGTAGAATCATTAAATATCGAAGGAAGTGAGGTAGTTCCCACTGCAAGATTAAATGAAGATTTAGGAATTGATTCTTTATCATCTATTGAACTTGCATTGGAAATAGAATCAGAATTCGATATAAAAATTGAAGATGAAGAATTAATGAAATTACAAACTGTACAAGATGTAATAGATATTATTAACTCAAAGACGAAGTAG
- the accD gene encoding acetyl-CoA carboxylase, carboxyltransferase subunit beta — MQNIFNTRKNKISKLKIYRKNNTTFLPKEIPDDLFKACPNCNENITNEEWESNLYVCSKCGHHLRIGAPERIRELCDINSFDEFDAEITTFNEENFYQYDEKLEKAKANSGINEAVVCGIGEISGKKVVICAMDSNFMMGSMGKVVGEKITRSIEYATLKKLPLIIATASGGARMQEGIISLMQMAKTSSALKKHNDKGLLYITILTDPTTGGVSASFAMLGDIIIAEPNALIGFAGKRVIEKTINESLPEEFQRSEFLLKKGFVDFIVSRNKLKDTIHKLLILHGVK, encoded by the coding sequence ATGCAGAATATATTTAATACTAGAAAAAATAAAATAAGTAAACTTAAAATTTATAGAAAAAATAATACTACATTTTTACCAAAGGAAATTCCTGACGATCTTTTCAAAGCTTGTCCAAATTGTAATGAGAATATCACTAATGAAGAGTGGGAGTCCAATTTATATGTTTGTAGTAAATGTGGACATCATTTGAGAATTGGAGCTCCAGAGAGAATTAGAGAGCTTTGTGATATTAACTCCTTTGATGAATTTGATGCTGAAATTACTACCTTTAATGAAGAAAATTTTTATCAATATGATGAAAAGCTTGAAAAAGCTAAAGCAAATAGTGGAATAAATGAGGCTGTGGTTTGTGGAATTGGAGAAATTTCAGGAAAAAAAGTCGTTATTTGTGCTATGGATAGTAATTTTATGATGGGAAGCATGGGAAAAGTTGTAGGAGAAAAGATTACACGTTCAATTGAATATGCGACATTAAAAAAATTACCTTTAATTATAGCAACTGCAAGTGGTGGTGCCAGAATGCAAGAGGGAATTATTTCTTTAATGCAAATGGCAAAAACGAGTTCGGCTTTGAAAAAACATAATGATAAAGGCTTATTATATATAACTATTTTAACAGATCCAACTACAGGAGGAGTGAGTGCCAGTTTTGCAATGCTAGGAGATATAATTATTGCGGAACCCAATGCTCTTATCGGATTTGCAGGAAAGAGAGTTATTGAAAAAACTATAAATGAAAGTTTGCCTGAAGAGTTTCAAAGAAGTGAATTTTTATTAAAAAAAGGCTTTGTAGATTTTATAGTAAGTAGAAATA